The nucleotide sequence GGGGAGGGGCCGGCCGCGGAAAGCCGCGGTTCGGTCCCTTTTCCATGCCCCCGGGCCCGCCGTCCCCCGACCGCGCATGCGCGTGCTGTCGCTCCCGCAGTCACACCGACCGACGCTCTAATCTGACGGCATGTCAGACAAAGAGTCACATGTGTCGCACGAGTCGTACGAGTCGCACGAGTCGTACGAACTGCTCGGCTTCGACAACATCCTCCTCCCCGTCGGCGACCTCCCCCAGGCCGTCGCCTTCTATGAGCGGGCCGGATTCGCCGTGGCCTTCCGGCTGGACGAGGCCGGGATCGCGGGCCTGAAGGTGGGCAAGGAGACGCCGGGACTGTTGCTGCGGCTGGAGGAGGAACTGCGGCACCGGCCGCCCCTGTGGGCGTCGGCGAGGGTGTGGCTGGAGGTGCCCGACGCGCGAGGCGCCGCGCGTGCGCTCGCCGCGGCGGGCGTGGCCTCGCTCGACGCGCCGTTCTCCGTCGCCACCGGGTGGACCGTCGAGTTCGCGGATCCCTGGGGGAACGTCGTCGGGCTCACGGACTACAGCAAGCGGCCGGAGCTGGCCCGCATCGGATGACCCCCGCTTGAACGTGTTCAAAAACAGGGCTACAGTCTCCCCCAGGACGCTTTGAACGCGTTCAAGAATGTCGGTAAGGGGTGGAGACATGGATCTCACGGTCGTCGCGTATGTCGTCTATTCGCTGGTCAGCGTGGGGCTGACGGTGTGGGTGGCTCGGACGCTGAGCAGGAACGGGCGGATCTTCCTCTCGGATGTGCTGCGGGGGAACGAGAACCTCGCGGACGCGGTGAACCACCTGCTGGTGGTCGGGTTCTATCTCGTGAACCTGGGCTTCGTGGCGCTGTATCTGAACGCTGACGGCGCCATCACCAGCCCGCGTGAGGTGTTCGAAGCGGTGTCGGCGAAGCTCGGCGTGGTCCTGCTCGTGCTCGGGGCGCTGCACCTGGGGAACGTGTTCGTGCTGAACAAGTTCCGGCGGCGGGGCGTCATGGAACAGCAGCAGGTACCGCCGGTCGGACCGCAGGGCTGGGCCGCCCCGACGGGGCACGCGTGAGCACCACGGCCGAGCCGGCCGCCGTGGACCGGGGCGCCGAGCGCGTCCCGGTCCGCGGGCTCACCGTGCTGTACGACGCCCGGTGCGGGCTGTGCGCCTTCCTGCGGGAGTGGCTGGGCAGACAGCGGCAGTTGGTCCCGTTGGAGTTCGTGGCGGCGGGGTCCGAGGAGGCTCGGCGGTTGTTCCCCTCGCTCGACCACGGGGGGACGCTGGAGGAGATCACGGTCGTGGGGGACGGCGGACAGGTGTACCGGGGGGCCGCCGCCTGGATCGTGTGTCTGTGGGCGCTGCGTGAGCACCGGCCGCTCGCTCACCGGCTCAGCACGCCGGCCGGGGCCAGGCTCGCGCGCGGCGCCGTGCTCGCCGCCGCCAAGTGGCGGGGCGCCCAATGGCGGCCGGGCGGGGCCGGCACGGGAAGCGGGGCCGCGTCGCAGGGGTGGGTGTACGACCGGCGGTACGGGTGGGTGCACCGCCCTGCCGACGGCTGCGACAGCGGTACCTGCGCGACTCGTTAGGCTCTGCCCGTGCCCGCACTGAACGACGACCCCAGCCCGCAGCCCGGCGTCCCCAGCTCACAGCCCGGCGCCGACGAGCCCGGCGCCGAACCCTCGCCGGGGTCCGGGCAACCCGGCCCCAAGGGCTCCGCCAAGTCCGAACAGACCCGCGCGCTGATCCTGGAGACCGCGCTGCGGCTCTTCCAGGAGCGCGGGTACGACAAGACGACGATGCGGGCCATCGCGAAGGAGGCCGGGGTCTCCGTAGGCAACGCGTACTACTACTTCGCCGGCAAGGAGCACCTGATCCAGGGGTTCTACGACCGGATCGGCGCCGAGCACCTGGTGGCGGTGCGGCCGGTGCTGGAGCGGGAGAAGGATCTGGAGGCGCGGATCGCCGGGGTGCTGAAGGCGTGGCTGGACGTGGCGGAGCCGTACCACGAGTTCGCGGCGCAGTTCTTCAAGAACGCGGCCGACCCGCAGAGCCCGCTCAGCCCCTTCTCTCCCGAGTCGGAGGGGCCGCGCGAGGAGTCCATCGCCATCCACCGCGAGGTGCTCGCCGGGTCCAGGGCCAAGGTCCCGGACGAACTCCGCGGAATCCTCCCCGAGTTGATGTGGCTCTCTTTGATGGGGCTCGTCCTGTACTGGGTCTTCGACCGGAGTGAGGGGCGCGCCCGCAGCTACCGGCTCGCCGAACGCGGCGCCCGGCTGACGACCCGGGGCGTCTCACTCGCCCGGTTCCGGGCACTGCGCCCGCTGGTCCGCGAGGTCCACGAACTGCTCACGGACTTCCTGCCGGGAATGACGAAGGTGCTGCCGGATCCGGGGGGCGAGGGACGAACGGCGGGCTGATCACTGTCGTCGCCACCAGCGCCGCCACGTCCTCACGGCCCCTGCCGGGGGCGCGTACCCCGATCTCCGCATCCACGGCCCGCGCGATGGCTCGAAAGTGACGGTGCCGCTGCCGCTGCCGAAGGGGTGCGGGGAACTGCGCGAGCCGCCACGCACCACCCACGGCCGCCCACCCACTCCGGCCTCTGCCCATTCGGGCGCTACGACACCCCCACCAACGCCCAGACCGTCTTCCCGTGGCGCCCCCGGCTCCACACCCCCCAGGTCTCCGCGATGTGCTCCACGAGCCACAGCCCCCGCCCCGTCTCCTCCCACTCCCCCACCTCCCTGAGCCGGGGCACGGCCATCCCCTCGTCCGACACCTCGATGAAGCAGGACCCGTCCGCCAGCGCGGTCACCGCCACCTCGAACTCCCTCTCCAGCAAGGGGCCATGGCGTACGACATTGGTCGCGAGCTCGGAGACGACGAGCACGATGTCCTCCAGGGCCGGGGAGTCCTCCCCCTGCCCCCAGGCGGCCAGATGTTCCCGTACGCGGCGCCGGGCGAGGCCCACGGACGCCGGATGGCGGGGCAGTCGGAAGGAGTCGCGTCTCAACACGTTCGCTCCTCACCCCGAACACACCCCCGGCACAAGACGATGCGGGGAGCGAGTGCGTCGTGTCACTCCCACACCCATGCGGCCCACGAGTTCGCGTCAGCTGTCACGCGGCGTCTGTCATATCCATGGCCGGGTCATGGCCGGGTCATGGCCGGGTCCACGGTCATATCCATTCCAGCCGCCACAGCCGGAAGACCCCGGTCCCGTCGGTCAGGTACTGCGCCCCGCCGACCTCCTGACTGCTGAGCACGTACTCCTTGCGCTGCCACAGCGGGATCATCGGCACGTCCTGGGCCACGACCTCCTGCAGTTCCTTGAAGTCCGGCGCGGCCCGGCTGCGGTCCGCGTAGCGCTGGCTGTCCTGGATGAGCCGGTCGGCCTGCTCGTTGCTGTAGCCGTTGTTCAGGGAGCCGCCGGTGCCGACAAGGGGCCCGCCGAAGGTGTCGGGGTCGGGGTAGTCGGCCACCCAGCCCACCCCGTACGCGTCCAGCTTGCCCTCGGCGTACCGCTTCTGGAAGGCGGTCCACTCGTACGCCTTGGTCGTGACATAGAACAGCCCGCTCGCCTCCAGCTGCTCTTTCAGCTCGGCGGCCTCGGCGGCGGACGAGCCCCGGCCCTCGGCGTAGCCGTAGGTGAAGCGCACGGGCATGCCGACGCCGGCCTCGTCGAGGAGTTCGCGGGCCCGCTGCGGGTCGGGCTTGGGGTTGGCGTCGAAGAACGAGGTGGTGTGGCCCGTGATGCCGGCCGGGATGAGCGAGTAGAGCGGGTCGGTGGTGCCCTGGTAGACGTCGGCGACCAGTTTCTCGCGGTTGATCAGCGCGGCCAGTGCCTGCCGCACCTGGCGGTCGCGGAAGGGCGAGTTCGCCCGCACGTTGAGGACGAGGTTGCGGGTCTCGGTGCTGTCGGCCTCGGTGACCCGCTGGTCGGGATCGCTGGGCGACAGCCCGGCGAGTGTGGCGGGCGGCAGCGTGCGTGTCACGACGTCGACCCGCCGCGCCTTCCACGCCTTCTGCAGCGCCGCCGAGTCCTTGTAGTAGCGCATGAGGACGGGACTGCCGGTTGCTCGGGCGACGCCCTGGTAGCCGACGTTGGGTGTGAGGTCGGCCTGCTCGTTCGTGAACGAGGTCAGGGAGTAGGGGCCGGTGCCGTCGGCGCCGCCGTCCGTGCGCAGTCGGCTCGTCGCGTACTTCGTGCGGTCGACGATCGACCCGGCGCCGGTGGCCACCTTGAACGGGAAGGTGGCGTCCGGCGAGGAGAGGAGGAAGTCGACGGACAGCCCGCTCGCGGTGACCGACTGCAGGGTGTCGAGCAGCGAGGCGGGGCCGACGTCCGAGTTGATGCGCTTGACCCGGTCGAAGGAGTACTTGACGTCCTTGCCGGTGACCTCGCGTCCGCTGGGGAACGTCAGGCCCTGGCGCAGGGTGCAGCGGTAGACCATGAGGGCGTTGCCGACGAACTCACAGCTCCGCGCGGCGTCCGGCACGGGTGCGGCGCCGCCCGGTTCGAAGGTCAGCAGCGACTGGAACACACTGCTGAACATGGCCCAGGAGCCGGCGTCGTAGGCGCCGGCCGGGTCGAGCGAGGTGACCGTGTCGGTCGTGCCGACGGTGATCGTCCTGTTCTCGCCGAGCTGGGTCGGCAGCAACTGCCAGCCACCGATCGCCGCGACCGCCAGTACCAGCAGCGACGCGAGAATCCGCAAGCGAACCGACCGCATCGACGCCCCTCCCAAGAACCCCACCCGGCCCACTACACACAGTGGTTTCGCGGTGGCGCGGATCACCTAACCACAGTCAGCTGTGTTGACGGAAGACAGGTTTTGTTCAGTTGGGAAAGAACTTAGTAAGTGCATTGCCCATACGTTTCCGAAAAGCTTAAGAACCGGTTAGAGAAAGGACGCTGACGCCCCGTCATGCCTGCTTCGACGCCAATTGCACCACCGTGATGTCCGACGGCGCCCCGACCCGCACCGGCGGCCCCCACGCGCCCGCGCCCCGGCTGACATAGAGCTGGGTGTCGCCGTAGCGCTCCAGGCCCGCGAGGGTGGGATTGGCGGCTTCGGCCACATACGTCATCGGCCACATCTGGCCACCGTGGGTGTGCCCGGAGAGCTGGAGGTCGACGCCGTGGTCGACGGCGTCGTGGATCTGGACGGGCTGGTGCGCCATGAGCACGACCGCCCGCGAGGTGTCCCGGTCGCCGAGTGCCTTGGCGAAGTCGGGGCCCTGACCCTCGTCCTCACCCGCGATGTCGTTCACCCCGGCGAGATCGAGATACGGCAGCTCACGACGGGCGTTCTCCAGCGGGGTGAGGCCCAGCCGACGTACCTCCTCGACCCACTGCTCGGCGCCGGAGATGTACTCGTGGTTGCCGGTGACGAAGTAGCTGCCGTGACGCGCCTTCAGCCCGGCCAGCGGCGCCGCCGCCGGGCCGAGATCGGCCACGTCGCCGTCGACCAGGTCACCGACCACCGCGATCAGGTCGGGCTGCGTCGAGTTGATCGTGTCGACGACCTTCTGCGCGAAGCCCCGGCCCAGCATCGGCGAGAGGTGGATGTCGCTGACCACCGCGATGCGGAAACCGTGGGCCGCGCGCGGGAGTTTCGCCAGCGGCACGGTGACCCGCTTGAGCTTGGGGCCGCGTACGACGCCGTAGGTGCCGTAGCCGACGGTGCCTACGGCCGCGGCGGCGACTGCCCCGCCGACGACACGGGAGACGAAGAGACGGCGGGAGGGGTCGGCCGAGGCCGCGGGGGCGGGCGGGGGCGGGGGTTCCGTCGCGGCGGGCGATGTCGGCTGCCCGGCCTCGGCGGCCTCGGCGGGCTGCGCCCCCGCCGGGACCGGCTGGGGTTCGGGCTCGCGCACCAACGGCTCCGGCTGCCGCGCGGGCGCAGGGGCGCGCCGCGCCACCAGGCGGCGCACGAGGGGCCGTACGAGCTCCCCCGCCAACAGGGCCAGCAGCAGGTACAGCGAGAGGGCGAGCCACATGAAGCCCGGCCACGTCAGCGTCTGTTGCAGCCAGAAGGGGGCACCGCCGCGTTCGGCCGCGAAGCCGGCGAACATCAGCACCGGCCCGGCGATGAACACCACCGTGCCCACGCGTCTGGCTAGGCCCGGCCCCCGTGTCGTGTCGCGCACCAGGCGGCGCCACGCGTACCAGTGCAGCGCCCCGAAGGCGCACAGCACCAGCAGAGCAACGAGGACAAAGACAACGATCATCACGTCGTACTCCAGGTCAAACGGTCCGGCGGTGGGCGCGCACTCCACGCAACCCGATGGCTCCGATGGCCGTCCCAAGGGCAAAGGAGACGACGGCGAGCGTCAGATGCACCCAGAAGTACGCCGTCGGATCACCCGCGTCGTCGAACGCGAGCCCGCTGCCGTCCTGCCACAGATTCTTGATGAAAGTGATCCAGATGATCCAGCTCCACACCCCGAAGGCGAGCAGGAACCAGGAGAGGGGGCGGCTCAGCTTCATGCGTTCAGTATCGCCGCCGCCCGCAGGGTCCTCGCGCCGGGGTGCGAGCGGGGGCGCGAATAGAAGAGAGCAAGCCACGGCGCGCTCCGGTGGGATTTACCGGTCGGAGCCATGTACTTTCTCGATCGTGCCCGCCTCCAAGAAGACCGCCAGACGCCCCCTGCTGGTCACCTCAGCCACCCTGCTGTCCCTCTCACTGACATCGCTGTCGACGCTGACGGCCGCCCCGGCCTTCGCGGCGAAGCCGTCACCGAGTCCGAGTGCCACTCCGTCCGCGTCTCCCCCGGCGACCATGTCGACCGTCGGCGGCGAGCTGCTGGGCAAATCGGGTACCCAGGCCACCCTCGGCGGCGACGCGCCCGTCCTGCCCAAGGACATCAGCGCGCGCTCCTGGATCGTCGCGGACGCCGAGTCCGGCGAGGTGCTGGCCGCGCACAACGCGCACTGGCGACTGGCCCCCGCGAGCACTCTGAAGATGCTGTTCGCGGACACGCTGCTGCCGAAGTTCGACAAGGACGACAAGCACAAGGTCCTCACCTCCGACCTGGCGAGCGTCGGTGCGGGCTCCAGCATGGTCGGCATAAAGGAGAACGAGACGTACACCGTCAACGACCTGTGGCTCGGTGTCTTCCTTCGCTCCGGCAACGACGCGGTGCACGTCCTGTCGGCCATGAACGGTGGCGTGAAGCAGACCGTCGCGGACATGAACGCGCACGCCGAGGAGCTCCAGGCCCTCGACACGCACGCGGTCAGCCCCGACGGTTACGACGCCAAGGGGCAGGTGTCGTCCGCGTACGACCTGACCTTGTTCGCCATGTCAGGGCTGCGGAATCCGGACTTCCGGAGGTACTGCTCCACCGTTCGGGCGAAATTCCCGGGCGAGACGAAGAAGGGCAAGAACGGCAAGAAGAGCCGTTCGTCCTTCGAGATCCAGAACACCAACCGGCTGCTCACCGGGGACAGCGGCCTCGACTCCTATCAGGGCATCGCGGGTGTGAAGAACGGCAACACCACGAACGCGGGCGCGACCTTCACCGGGGTCGCCGAGCGGGGCGACCGGGTCCTCCTCGTCACCGTCATGCACCCGGAGAAGAACGAGCACAACCAGGTCTACAAGGAGACCGCGAGCCTCCTCGACTGGGGGTTCAAGGCTGCGGGCAAGGTGACACCGGTCGGCGAGCTGGTGGCGCCCAAGGGGACGGAGACCTCCGGCGGGGATGCTGAGCCGAGTGCGCGGGCGGGGGCCACGGCGACGGCGACGGCCCCCGTTGGGTCGGGGGGCAAGTCCGTGGCGGCGAGTGCGTCCGGCGGGGCCAGCGGGATCGGGGTGGCGCTGGGGATCACGGGGGGTGTGCTGGTGTTGCTGGCCGGTGGGGTATTCCTGGTGAACCGGAAGTGGCCTCTGCGGTTGCGGAAGTAGGGCGGTCGGGGAGCGTCCGCGTGGTGGATGGCGGCTGCGGGGAGCGGATACGTCGTGGCTGATCGCGCGGTTCCCCGCGCCCCTTACGGGGCGCTGTCCTCGGCGGGCGGAGGGTCAGGATTCTCCGTATCCCCGCTTTCCTTGCTGCTCTCCGCTGTCCAGGCGGCGCAGTACAGCAGGAGCTTGGTGGTGAGGTTGATCCACAGGAGCAGGGCGATGGGGACGCCGAAGGCGCCGTACATGCTCTTCGAGGCGATGCCCTGCATGTAGCCGCTGAGCAGGAGTTTGAGGAGTTCGAATCCCACGGCACCTATGAGAGCGGCCACGATAAGGCGGCGGCGGGGTGGATGGACGCCGGGGAGCAGGGTGAGGACGTAGAGGAGGAGCAGGAAGTCGGCCAGGACGGCGACGGCGAACGCGGCGACGCGCAGGAGGATGCCGCCCCAGCCGTCGCGGTCGATGCCGAGCTGGTCGGCGAACCGGCCGACGGCCCAGGAGGCGGCGGTGGAGGCGGCCAGGGAGACGAGGACCGCGCCGCCGAGGCCGACCAGGACGCCCGCGTCCTTGGCCTTGGCGAGGACGGGGTTCTCGTCGGGGTCCGGCTTCTCCCAGACCGCGCGCAGACAGCCGCGCATCTCGCCGACCCAGCCGATGCCGGTGAGGAGCAGCAGCGTGCCGGCGATGATCCCGACCGTGCCGGCGTTGTCGACGAGACCGGCGATGTCGAGCTGGTCGGAGATGCCGGGCACCTGCTCGGCGAGCCGGTCCTCCAGGTCCTGCTGGTTGTCCTTGCCGAGGGTCGCCGCGGCGATGGCGGCGGCCACGGTCAGCAGCGGGAACAGCGCCAGGAAGCTGATGAAGGTCATCGCCGCGGCCAGCCGGGTCCACTTCACCCGGTCCAGCCGTTCGTACGACCGCCATGTGTGAGTGGTCATCAGACGCTCGACCAGGGGACCGATCCCGGGGAGTTTTTTCAGCCAGTCCATGATCCGAACTCTGCCCCACTCATCGCCGACCGATACCGAGTACCCCGCACCGGCCCGCACAGCCCACTCCGGCTGTCACCACCCCCGACGTGGTGGCCGCCGCGTCAAAGGTCCGCCACCGCCAGCCCGTACATCGTCAACCACACCGCCGCGACGAGGGTGAGGGCACGGTCGTGCAGGACGACGTCCTCGGGCTCGCCCGCCGTGCCCCGGTCGGCGAAGACGGCGTAGCGGAGGACGGCCAGGACGAAGGCGACCATGGAGAGCTGGCGCCAGGGCAGGACGCTCGTGGTCGGTACGCCGCCCTCCTCCAGGGCCCAGAGGCAGTAGCCGAGCACGGCGACGCCGGCGGCCAGTTGCCAGACGAAGCGCAGGTATCCGGGCGTGTACTCGGTGAGCAGCGCACGGGTCGCACCGGCCCGGTCGCCCAGCTGCACCGCCTCCGAGTACCGCTTGGCCGCGACCATGAACAGCGCGCCGAACCCGGTGGTGATCAGGAACCAGCGTGACAGCGGGATGCCCAGCGCCAGCCCGCCGATCATCGCCCGCATCAGGAACCCGGTGGTGACGACCGCCAGATCGACGACCAGTACGTGCTTGAGGCTGAGGCAGTAGGCGAGTTGGAGTCCCAGGTACGCGGTCAGCAGCGCGGAGGTGTGCGGCGAGCAGAGCCACGCGGCTGCCACGGGCGCGAGCACGGCCAGGGCGCCGCCGACGCCGTACGCGACCGGTACGGGCACCTGCCCGGCGGCGACCGGGCGGTGGCGCTTGACCGGGTGCGCGCGGTCCGCCTCGGCGTCCCGGGCGTCGTTGACGAGGTACACGGCGGCGGCGCAGGCCGTGAAGAGGACGAAGACGAGAGGGAGTTGGGTGAGCGCTCGGGGGGTGAAGAGCTCCCCGGCGGCCGCGGGCGCGGCGACGACCAGGGTGTTCTTGATCCATTGGCGGGGGCGGGCGGTGCGGAGGAGGCCGAGGGCGAGACCGGCCTTCGGGGGCGCCTGCCCGGGGTCCGTCCGCCGCTCCAGTACGACCGTGCGCTCAGCCACGGCCGTTCACCACCCAGCGTGCGCCCAGCCGCGCCGTGAGTGCCCCGAGGACCACGCCCGCCGCCACGTCCGACGGGTAGTGCACGCCGACGACCAGCCGGGAGAGGCACATCGCGGCGGCGAGCGGGGCGGCGGCAGCGAGCACGAGCGGGGTGCCCGAGGTCCCGTGGGCCACGACGGCCACCGCCGCTGCCGCCGAACTCGCGTGCGAACTGGGGAAGGAGAGCCGTCCGGCCGTGCGGACCAGGGGCTCGACATGCGCGGGGCGGGGCCGTCGTACGACTCTCTTGACGCCCATGCCGGCCAGGTGCGCCCCGGCGGTCAGTGCGGTGCCGCGCAGCCATACGCCGCGCCGCTCCCGGTCGACGGCGGCGCCCGTGAGCCCGGACGCGAGCCACAGCAGGCCGTGCTCCCCCACCCAGGACAGTCCACGCGCGGCGGCCGCGACGCGGGGGTCCGCGCCACGGGCGTGGAACACGGAGAGCAACCGCCGGTCCAGGCCGCGCACGCCGTCGACGACGTCAACTTCATCCATGCGATGCCACTCTTCTAGGCGGCGATCCAAGAACTACGGCAATCTTGAACGACATCCCATTAATCACCCATTTCGGTGAGGCGGCAGAGCGGCCGGGCCGACTCGCCCGATTCCTTCGCATACACGGCGATACGGTCGCGAGCATGCCAGCCGACGCCGCCGCAGCCCCTCCGGGTCCCGTGCCCGCCAGCCCCGGCCGCACCGTCCCCGTCACCGGCTGGGGCCGCACCGTCCCCGTCACCGGCTGGGGCCGCACCGTCCCCGTCACCGGCTGGGGCCGCACCGCCCCGACCGCCGCCCGACTGCTCCGCCCGCGTACGTACGACGAGGCCGCGTCCGCCGTACGGGCGTGCGGGGCGCGCGGCGGGATCGCCCGGGGGCTGGGACGGGCCTACGGGGACGCGGCGCAGAACGCGGGCGGGACCGTCCTCGACATGACGGGCCTCGACCGGGTCCACGCCATCGACGCGGACGGAGGCACGGTCCTGTGCGACGCGGGCGTCTCGCTGCACCGGCTGATGGAGGTGCTGCTCCCTCTGGGCTGGTTCGTGCCGGTGACTCCCGGGACCCGGCAGGTGACCGTCGGCGGCGCCATCGCGGCCGACATCCACGGCAAGAACCACCACGTCCGCGGATCGTTCGCCCGGCACGTCCTGTCCCTCGAACTGCTGACGGCGGACGGCGGGATCCGTACGGTCGTCCCCGGCACCCCCCTCTTCGACGCCACGGCCGGCGGCATGGGCCTGACCGGCGTCATCCTCACCGCGACCGTACGGCTCCTCCCCGTCGAGACGTCCTGGATGTCCGTCGACACCGAACGCGCCCGCGACCTCGACGACCTCCTCGGCCGCCTCACGGCCACCGACCGCCACTACCGCTACTCCGTCGCCTGGATCGACCTGCTCGCCAGGGGTGCGTCGACGGGCCGCGCGGTCCTCACCCGCGGCGACCACGCGCCCCTGGCAGCGCTGGAGCCGTCGAGATCCTCGTCCACGCGCGCGCGTGGAGGGCCTTTTTCACGTGGGAACGGACTCCGGAGAGACGCGCCCTCCAGTCCGCTGGAATTCCGGACCCACCGCCTCCCGGCCGCCCCCGCCTTCGTCCCGGAAGGCCTCATCGGCCGTACGGCCGTGGGCCTGTTCAACGAGCTCTGGTACCGCCGGGCCCCCCACCGCCGCACCGGCGAACTGCAGCGGATCTCCACCTTCTTCCACCCCCTCGACGGGGTCCCGCACTGGAACCGGATCTACGGCCGGTCCGGCTTCGTGCAGTACCAGTTCGTCGTCGGGTACGGCCATGAGGAGGCCCTGCGCGGGATCGTGAACCGGATCTCGGCACGCCGCTGCGCCTCGTTC is from Streptomyces sp. NBC_01314 and encodes:
- a CDS encoding ABC transporter substrate-binding protein, which produces MRSVRLRILASLLVLAVAAIGGWQLLPTQLGENRTITVGTTDTVTSLDPAGAYDAGSWAMFSSVFQSLLTFEPGGAAPVPDAARSCEFVGNALMVYRCTLRQGLTFPSGREVTGKDVKYSFDRVKRINSDVGPASLLDTLQSVTASGLSVDFLLSSPDATFPFKVATGAGSIVDRTKYATSRLRTDGGADGTGPYSLTSFTNEQADLTPNVGYQGVARATGSPVLMRYYKDSAALQKAWKARRVDVVTRTLPPATLAGLSPSDPDQRVTEADSTETRNLVLNVRANSPFRDRQVRQALAALINREKLVADVYQGTTDPLYSLIPAGITGHTTSFFDANPKPDPQRARELLDEAGVGMPVRFTYGYAEGRGSSAAEAAELKEQLEASGLFYVTTKAYEWTAFQKRYAEGKLDAYGVGWVADYPDPDTFGGPLVGTGGSLNNGYSNEQADRLIQDSQRYADRSRAAPDFKELQEVVAQDVPMIPLWQRKEYVLSSQEVGGAQYLTDGTGVFRLWRLEWI
- a CDS encoding SCO4848 family membrane protein, producing the protein MKLSRPLSWFLLAFGVWSWIIWITFIKNLWQDGSGLAFDDAGDPTAYFWVHLTLAVVSFALGTAIGAIGLRGVRAHRRTV
- a CDS encoding decaprenyl-phosphate phosphoribosyltransferase gives rise to the protein MAERTVVLERRTDPGQAPPKAGLALGLLRTARPRQWIKNTLVVAAPAAAGELFTPRALTQLPLVFVLFTACAAAVYLVNDARDAEADRAHPVKRHRPVAAGQVPVPVAYGVGGALAVLAPVAAAWLCSPHTSALLTAYLGLQLAYCLSLKHVLVVDLAVVTTGFLMRAMIGGLALGIPLSRWFLITTGFGALFMVAAKRYSEAVQLGDRAGATRALLTEYTPGYLRFVWQLAAGVAVLGYCLWALEEGGVPTTSVLPWRQLSMVAFVLAVLRYAVFADRGTAGEPEDVVLHDRALTLVAAVWLTMYGLAVADL
- a CDS encoding D-alanyl-D-alanine carboxypeptidase family protein; amino-acid sequence: MPASKKTARRPLLVTSATLLSLSLTSLSTLTAAPAFAAKPSPSPSATPSASPPATMSTVGGELLGKSGTQATLGGDAPVLPKDISARSWIVADAESGEVLAAHNAHWRLAPASTLKMLFADTLLPKFDKDDKHKVLTSDLASVGAGSSMVGIKENETYTVNDLWLGVFLRSGNDAVHVLSAMNGGVKQTVADMNAHAEELQALDTHAVSPDGYDAKGQVSSAYDLTLFAMSGLRNPDFRRYCSTVRAKFPGETKKGKNGKKSRSSFEIQNTNRLLTGDSGLDSYQGIAGVKNGNTTNAGATFTGVAERGDRVLLVTVMHPEKNEHNQVYKETASLLDWGFKAAGKVTPVGELVAPKGTETSGGDAEPSARAGATATATAPVGSGGKSVAASASGGASGIGVALGITGGVLVLLAGGVFLVNRKWPLRLRK
- a CDS encoding phosphatase PAP2 family protein, encoding MDEVDVVDGVRGLDRRLLSVFHARGADPRVAAAARGLSWVGEHGLLWLASGLTGAAVDRERRGVWLRGTALTAGAHLAGMGVKRVVRRPRPAHVEPLVRTAGRLSFPSSHASSAAAAVAVVAHGTSGTPLVLAAAAPLAAAMCLSRLVVGVHYPSDVAAGVVLGALTARLGARWVVNGRG
- a CDS encoding ATP-binding protein, encoding MLRRDSFRLPRHPASVGLARRRVREHLAAWGQGEDSPALEDIVLVVSELATNVVRHGPLLEREFEVAVTALADGSCFIEVSDEGMAVPRLREVGEWEETGRGLWLVEHIAETWGVWSRGRHGKTVWALVGVS
- a CDS encoding TetR family transcriptional regulator, whose protein sequence is MNDDPSPQPGVPSSQPGADEPGAEPSPGSGQPGPKGSAKSEQTRALILETALRLFQERGYDKTTMRAIAKEAGVSVGNAYYYFAGKEHLIQGFYDRIGAEHLVAVRPVLEREKDLEARIAGVLKAWLDVAEPYHEFAAQFFKNAADPQSPLSPFSPESEGPREESIAIHREVLAGSRAKVPDELRGILPELMWLSLMGLVLYWVFDRSEGRARSYRLAERGARLTTRGVSLARFRALRPLVREVHELLTDFLPGMTKVLPDPGGEGRTAG
- a CDS encoding VOC family protein, with translation MSDKESHVSHESYESHESYELLGFDNILLPVGDLPQAVAFYERAGFAVAFRLDEAGIAGLKVGKETPGLLLRLEEELRHRPPLWASARVWLEVPDARGAARALAAAGVASLDAPFSVATGWTVEFADPWGNVVGLTDYSKRPELARIG
- a CDS encoding metallophosphoesterase, encoding MIVVFVLVALLVLCAFGALHWYAWRRLVRDTTRGPGLARRVGTVVFIAGPVLMFAGFAAERGGAPFWLQQTLTWPGFMWLALSLYLLLALLAGELVRPLVRRLVARRAPAPARQPEPLVREPEPQPVPAGAQPAEAAEAGQPTSPAATEPPPPPAPAASADPSRRLFVSRVVGGAVAAAAVGTVGYGTYGVVRGPKLKRVTVPLAKLPRAAHGFRIAVVSDIHLSPMLGRGFAQKVVDTINSTQPDLIAVVGDLVDGDVADLGPAAAPLAGLKARHGSYFVTGNHEYISGAEQWVEEVRRLGLTPLENARRELPYLDLAGVNDIAGEDEGQGPDFAKALGDRDTSRAVVLMAHQPVQIHDAVDHGVDLQLSGHTHGGQMWPMTYVAEAANPTLAGLERYGDTQLYVSRGAGAWGPPVRVGAPSDITVVQLASKQA
- a CDS encoding YihY/virulence factor BrkB family protein, whose amino-acid sequence is MDWLKKLPGIGPLVERLMTTHTWRSYERLDRVKWTRLAAAMTFISFLALFPLLTVAAAIAAATLGKDNQQDLEDRLAEQVPGISDQLDIAGLVDNAGTVGIIAGTLLLLTGIGWVGEMRGCLRAVWEKPDPDENPVLAKAKDAGVLVGLGGAVLVSLAASTAASWAVGRFADQLGIDRDGWGGILLRVAAFAVAVLADFLLLLYVLTLLPGVHPPRRRLIVAALIGAVGFELLKLLLSGYMQGIASKSMYGAFGVPIALLLWINLTTKLLLYCAAWTAESSKESGDTENPDPPPAEDSAP
- a CDS encoding thiol-disulfide oxidoreductase DCC family protein codes for the protein MSTTAEPAAVDRGAERVPVRGLTVLYDARCGLCAFLREWLGRQRQLVPLEFVAAGSEEARRLFPSLDHGGTLEEITVVGDGGQVYRGAAAWIVCLWALREHRPLAHRLSTPAGARLARGAVLAAAKWRGAQWRPGGAGTGSGAASQGWVYDRRYGWVHRPADGCDSGTCATR